ACTGCGTGAGCAAGATTTCATGGTAGCAACGGAAGCCACTGGTATCAGCACTCGACGGCGGATCTTCACGCATCTTGTTCCCAACGTTATGCCCCTTCTGATCGTTCAAGCCACAGCTGGCCTCGGCGGCATTATTATCACTGAAGCGACCTTAGGTTTCCTGGGGTTGGGCGCTAAATACCCGCTTGCTTCCTGGGGTAGCATTATCAATACCGCTTCTGACGCGTATGTTATGACCAATTTCTGGTTCATGTGGATCCCAGCCGGTTCTCTGATCCTCCTGGCAGTCCTTGGTTTCAACTTCATTGGGGATGGCCTTCGGGATGCCTTTGACCCGAAGATGAAAAGGTAGATGAGTCGTATGAGCGATAAACAACAAACTTCTGCAGATAATAAGGGTAAATCCATTTTCAAACGACGAGATACTACGCATATTTCCGCACGTGAATCCGCGAAAATATCTCGGGAAAACCGTCGGATTACGGATAAATTCGAAAAGGAACGTGAACGAAGAAACGTTCCTGAAAGTGAATATATCACGAAGATGAAGGATGACCGTAATGTTGTTGAATTTGAGAACCTTCATACCTATTTCTTCACAGATATTGGCACCGTAAAAGCCGTAGATGGCGTTTCTTTTGAAGTGCCTCAGGGCAGCACTGTTGGTGTTGTGGGTGAATCCGGTTGCGGTAAATCCGTGACCTCCCTCTCCCTGATGCAATTGGTTCAGCGTCCTCAAGGGCAAATCGTTGAAGGTGCGATCCGCTTCAACAGTGGCGACAAGGTTTATAACATCGCCAAAACCCCAACTCAGGTTATGGAGACCATCCGGGGCGCCAAGATCTCAATGATCTTTCAAGAGCCTATGACCAGTCTGAATCCGGTTTTCCGGGCAGGCTTTCAGGTTGACGAAGTAGTCCAGCTGCATAATCCTGAAATGACGGATGAAGAAGTCAAAGCAGTTACCTTGAAAATGATTGACATGGTCGGTATCGCCAATGGTGAAGGGGTGTACCAGATGTATCCCCACGAACTCTCCGGTGGTATGCGCCAGCGTATCATGATCGCTATGGCATTGGCTTGTAACCCGAAGTTAATCATCGCAGATGAGCCAACGACTGCTTTGGATGTGACCATTCAGGCGCAAATTCTTGACTTACTGAGAAATTTGAAGGATAAAATCAATTCGAGCATCATGCTGATTACGCATGACCTTGGTGTGATCGCTGAAATGGCGGATTACGTTGTGGTTATGTATGCTGGACGGATTGTTGAAAAAGGTACAGCGGTTGAGGTTTTCAAAAACCCACTCCATCCTTACACGGTTGGTTTGATGAAGTCGAAACCAGTGGTCAACAAGACAGTAGATCGGCTTTACACGATCCCCGGCAGTGTGCCAAACCCAATTAACATGCCCAATTATTGTTATTTCAAAGACCGCTGCAATCGCAGGATGGATGTTTGTAATGGCGAATATCCTCACGAAGTGTATGTGACTCCCACGCACATGGTGGCTTGTTACCACTACACCGATGAAGCTGTAAAGGATTAACATGGAAGAAATCAACCTTATTAGAACGAATAAAGCCGGTGGCGCTCCCCAAAGTGAATACGTGATTAAGGTCACAGACCTTAAACAATATTTCCCAATTAAGTCTGGCTTGCTCCAGCAGGTGAAGCATTACGTAAAAGCTGTGGATGGTATCAGTTTTAAGATCAAACGTGGAACCACAATGGGTCTGGTTGGCGAATCTGGCTGCGGTAAAACAACCGTTGGCAAGACGATCTTGCGCCTTAATGAGCGCACCAGTGGTAATGTGTTATTCAATGATATTGACATCTTCGGTTTGAACCATAAAGAGCTTGTTGAGATGCGGCCCAAGATGCAGATCATTTTCCAGGACCCGTACTCCAGCCTTTCGCCCCGCCTCCCTGTGAGTGAGATCATTGGTGAAGCGGTCCGTGAGCACCACCTGACCATGAAAGATCAATTTGATGGTTATATTGAAAACATTATGCGGATCTGTGGTTTGCAGCCTTATCATAAGGATCGCTATCCTCATGAGTTCTCCGGTGGACAGCGACAGAGGATCGGGATCGCTCGTGCGTTAGCGCTGCTCCCTGAATTCATCGTCTGTGACGAACCTGTTTCGGCGTTGGATGTTTCCATTCAAGCCCAGATCATCAACCTGCTGAAGGACCTGCAGGACAACTTTGATCTGACCTATCTCTTCATCTCACATGACCTATCCGTTGTGGAACATATCTCTGATACGGTCGGTGTAATGTATTTGGGTAATATGGCTGAAGTTGGCGAGAAGAAGCAAATCTTCCAGAACCCGCTTCATCCTTATACTCAGGCTTTGCTGAGTGCTGCTCCGGTACCTGATCCAACAGCGCAAAAGAAACGGATCATTTTGGAAGGCAGTATTCCTTCTCCTGCGAATCCACCCTCCGGTTGTAAGTTCCATACCCGCTGCCCTGCACGGATGGATATTTGCAGCAAGGTTGTGCCGGAAATCAGAGAGCTGGAACCCGGGCACACAGTAGCCTGCCATTTGTATAATGACGAGAAAGAGTATGTTGAAGAAGCGTAAGCAGTATGACGACGATGATGGTCGAACGATTGTCAGCATGGATGTCCCTGGTACAAGATGGTATCAGGAGAATGATCCGACAAGGCTGCGAGACGAATCATCATCTAAATCAGACTCCAAACGACCCAGGCGGCCAATGGTTGAGTTGACTCGCATGGAAGTCCGCCAGATCACCTGGTCGGCCTTACTTGCGGGACTGACTATAGCACTGGTCTTTTCAGTGACCTGGATCCTCTTTACGCTCTTCGCGACGCAAATCTGGTTAAAGTAAAAATCATGAGGGGCCGATTATTCTTCGGTCCCTCATAATGTTCCCAATTGCCAAAAACAGGTTATCGTAGGCAGAAATTATGACCCCTAAGTGGCATGTTTAGTCTGTCTGTGTGGTTTTCGGCGGTTGGATGTTTAATTAAAATGTGTTAGAATAGAGCCTGTCATTCTGGGGCATGGTGCAACGGCAGCACAGCGGACTTTGAATCCGTTGATCCAGGTTCGAATCCTGGTGCCCCGGCCATATAAAAAATAAATTGAGTACGCAAGAAGATAGTATCCCTGATAGATATAGCTCGAGACCAGCATATGGAAAATTCCATTGCGATGCTCGAGGTTTTCTATTTAACGGAAAAAATATCAAACCCGCAGGTGGGACTGTGATGGGTAGAAGGAATAAACACTGAAATGACGATAGGTTCCATCCTCCTGGCCGCCGGTCAGGGTACCCGCATGCGGTCCAAGTTACCGAAAGTTTTACATTCATTGGTTGGGAAACCAATGGTTTGGCACGCCTTGCGGATTGTGGAAGGCCTGAGTGACTTACCGCCGGTCGTTGTGGTCGGGTATAAGGCCGAAGAAGTCCAGGCTGCGGTGCCGGGAATGGCTGAATTTGCTCTTCAGAAACAACAATTGGGCACCGGGCATGCCGTGGCTTCCGCGAAATCAAAGTTGGTTGGAAAGGCTGACACCATTTTGGTGACTTTTGCCGATATGCCGCTTCTTCGTAAGGAATCCCTGGCGGAATTGATCGCCATCCATCAAAGTTCCGGCAGCCCCGTGACAATGACCAGTTTCATCGGTGCCCCCGGCAGCGCTTTTGGCCGGGTGATTCGCAATCAGGATGGTAAAGTTGCGGCGATTGTTGAAAAATCGGATGCCACCCCGGAACAGATGAAGATCTGTGAATATAACGTCAGCGCCTATTGTTTTAAGGCGGATTGGCTTTGGGAAGCTCTTGGACGCATTCAACTTTCGCCTAAAGGT
This Chloroflexota bacterium DNA region includes the following protein-coding sequences:
- a CDS encoding ABC transporter ATP-binding protein encodes the protein MSDKQQTSADNKGKSIFKRRDTTHISARESAKISRENRRITDKFEKERERRNVPESEYITKMKDDRNVVEFENLHTYFFTDIGTVKAVDGVSFEVPQGSTVGVVGESGCGKSVTSLSLMQLVQRPQGQIVEGAIRFNSGDKVYNIAKTPTQVMETIRGAKISMIFQEPMTSLNPVFRAGFQVDEVVQLHNPEMTDEEVKAVTLKMIDMVGIANGEGVYQMYPHELSGGMRQRIMIAMALACNPKLIIADEPTTALDVTIQAQILDLLRNLKDKINSSIMLITHDLGVIAEMADYVVVMYAGRIVEKGTAVEVFKNPLHPYTVGLMKSKPVVNKTVDRLYTIPGSVPNPINMPNYCYFKDRCNRRMDVCNGEYPHEVYVTPTHMVACYHYTDEAVKD
- a CDS encoding ATP-binding cassette domain-containing protein, whose amino-acid sequence is MEEINLIRTNKAGGAPQSEYVIKVTDLKQYFPIKSGLLQQVKHYVKAVDGISFKIKRGTTMGLVGESGCGKTTVGKTILRLNERTSGNVLFNDIDIFGLNHKELVEMRPKMQIIFQDPYSSLSPRLPVSEIIGEAVREHHLTMKDQFDGYIENIMRICGLQPYHKDRYPHEFSGGQRQRIGIARALALLPEFIVCDEPVSALDVSIQAQIINLLKDLQDNFDLTYLFISHDLSVVEHISDTVGVMYLGNMAEVGEKKQIFQNPLHPYTQALLSAAPVPDPTAQKKRIILEGSIPSPANPPSGCKFHTRCPARMDICSKVVPEIRELEPGHTVACHLYNDEKEYVEEA